Part of the Vigna radiata var. radiata cultivar VC1973A chromosome 11, Vradiata_ver6, whole genome shotgun sequence genome is shown below.
AGTAAAATGGAAAGTGAAAAGAGTTGGGTGCAGAAAGCACTGGTGAGTGAGCTAATTCAGGGGTTGGAGATAGCAAGAAAGTTGAAGGAAGACTTCAATATACCCTCTTCCATTCACACCAGAGACTCACTACTGCAGAGTATACTGTCTTCTTACAACAAGGCCTTGCTTATTCTGAGACCGAATGCACCATTTTCAAACTCAGAAACCATGCATCAACCAACTCAAACTTCGTCACCACATGAAGGTGCCCTCAAGGATCATCAAGAACTTAAAcagaatgcaaagaaaaggtACAAATTTTAGCAGCACAAGACAACCccttctgttatttttatttgttctaaCACTGGTTCCAATTTCGCTTCAGAAAGAAGATGCCCAAATGGAAGGAACAGGTTAGAGTGAAGATCCACAATGGGGTTGAAGAACCTCTGCAAGATGATTACAGCTGGAGAAAATATGGACAGAAAAACATCCTCAATGCAAAATATCCCaggtgaaattttttaaaattttgaaatttattggtCACTGATCACAACAATTAACAATGGATTGTTACATTTGCAGAAGCTACTACAGGTGCACATTCCAAAAATCTAAGGGCTGTTTCGCCACGAAACAAGTGCAGAGATCAGAAGAAGACCCCAATGTCTTTGACATAAGTTACCGAGGAAACCACGTCTGTTCTCAGGGAAAAGATGTCGTTCTGTCATTAAAGTTAGCAGATACAGAAGAGAAATCTCAAGGTTGTGACAGTGACATTCAGTTTCATCATGCACAGTCATCGCGAGAAAGAGTTACAAACTACACAAACACGTTGATTGCCGAAACGGATAACATGACCCAACATCCATTCCCTTCATTTGAATGCATGACACATGATAACCACCACACGTTTCTTCCTTCCTTTGTACTGGAGAATGATCCCTTTTGCAGCACCATTTCCCAAACATCCTTCTTCTCTCCGAACTCACCTGAATCAAATTATCTTGTGTCTCCGTCTTTTCATTTACATGATGAATTCGATAGGGTCTTTGACAAGCCGTGCCCTGATTCTGATGCTGTCGGGATAGTTTTAGCTGATGCACCAACCACCAATTCTCCAATTTTTGACTTCAATTTCTCACTCGATACAGCGGGAATCGGTGGAGATTGCCCTTCAATGCCTTGGGGTTTTCATCCTAAGTGCCCTtgagaaaattaatttcatagtgTTTGTCGAAATTATTGTTAGTatttgaagaaacaaaaaggagATACTACGATGATGTATTAGACTCCAGACAGCACTAATAAACTCCGGTGTTTTTCCTtgatctattaaattattaacgAATTTCTTCAAACATAACTTTCTTAGGACTCAAATTCATTTTAAGCTGACTTCAGCTAACATAGTCTTGAGGGTTAAGAAAGTACTTTCCTTCTCTAATTTACTTtgttagaatatatatttaataatagtaCTCacagtaaataaattaattattaattttagtaaacaaaaatgattatatcataaattaatacAATGAATTTGTTTTCGTGAAACATGTGTATTATTTACCTTAAAAGACATAATTTAAGTAACAACAGGTTCACAGAGGAAGCAGCCAAGTAATAATTGACACTTCAGATATTCTTCCACAGATGCTTCTGTAGTCAAGCTTTCCCATAATTTTGCCGCATGAACTGTGTTTATGGGCCCAAAAATAATGATGGGTGTAGGCCTGGGTAATGTGAGGCCGAAATGACTGGAATTGGAGTAACATCTCTCTTGCGTTGAGCTTTCTGAACATCCGGTGATCAGATTTCGATAGATCCTTTTGATCAACAATTAACAAGTGTTTTTACAGTACTGTATTAAGGAAAATTTTATCTGTAGCTACTGGAAAGCAATAGTGTGATATGTACAAAATGCATGATACTTAGTTGAAAGATCTTTCATCTAACAGGATAAATGTCGTCAACCTAAATTACAAcagaaatatttaatagttaCTTCTGAGTGtgccaaaaacaaaaacaagaaatgaGAACCCATGCCACCTCACAAACTGAATGCGGTTTAAATTATCGGTCGCCATTCAAAAGTAGACTGGGCATTTTAATCTTCCTTACGGAGAACAAAAATTTGAGATTCATTTTCACATAAAACGGATGCGTTTAACCGCTCTGGTGGCTACGAAGTGGGTTCAAATGCAGCTTGCTGATGCCAAACGCCATTGAGATTAGACTGCCATAATCGGACCATTCCATCTTGCCCTGTAGTAGCCAACGTCATTCCACTCATATCCCATTCCATTTGCCACACCTAAGTAACATATGACAGTAAGCAACACATTGTCGTATAAACCCATCAGAAGCTAAGTTCAACATCCACATCATCTCTTAAATACAAATTGAAGAGTAGAAGGGGACATATAAGAGATAAATTTAAAGTCATTCATATACCATGCCCTGGTGACCTGAGAGTAGTGCAACTCGCTCTACCGGGAGTCTTCCATCATGGTCAGGGTTCAATCCAAGATGCCATATTGCAAGTCCCTTGTGAGTTGCAACCGCTATGATCTCATACGGTCTACATAAGAATCATACCAATTACtgatatattcaaataataatataacagaAAAGGATCTTTCATATTTCTTTGACACAGGTGGTAGATAGACATAAGCACAGCCCGAGCCTAGTAGAATAACAAAGTTCCTCATGTTAGTTGACTACATGAGATCATGACTATCAACCTATCCAAACAGTCGTTGCCAATCAGGTTGTACGAGGAAGTCCCAGCCAATAAATGTAACtaacatttttctaaacttttgcACATATTACCTGCCAATATTTGGTGCCCATGCAACAGCATAAACCTGATCACCCTTGTCTTCAGGCAGTGCCAATTCTGCTACCGGAAGCCATCTTTGATGAGCCTGATCAAATTCCCATACCTGAGGAAAATAAACATCTCAAGTCAAAGACATAATCCTCCGCCAAAACCTAATAGAAGAAAGATGTGGAATGTGCTTCTGCTGCAATACTGAACTCTTGCCCATTGTCACAGGCTCACAGCTTACATCTATTGCAAGGTTATCCACGGTTCAGAAAAGTGGAGACGAAAATTCTAGAGTGCAATAATAATCATACCatgaaaaaatatagataacacaactgaaatcaataaaataacagGGCGGAATTCTAGACTAGAGTTACCTTCGAAGAATTAAGCTCTGATGTATTTGAATTAAAACCTACAAGGAAGCTTGATTCCTGGCTTCCACCCTTTTGTAGATTCCAAGATATGGATGCAGAGAGGCACGAAGCCTTTCCAAATGCAGACACCGACTCgataacattttgaaattcagcCTAAAATGTGAgacgaaaaaaagaaaaagaatatttagtGCCTCGTTTTGTTACTGTGACGGAAGGTATAGTTATATTCGAATATATAGTTTCACCTGAAGCTGCAAGTTTCTCAGTTCTAAGGGGTCCAAGAGCTCAAAAACTCTTATATTGCCATCTGAATATGCTGCAACCTAAAATgttaatagaataataataa
Proteins encoded:
- the LOC106777430 gene encoding probable WRKY transcription factor 53, giving the protein MESEKSWVQKALVSELIQGLEIARKLKEDFNIPSSIHTRDSLLQSILSSYNKALLILRPNAPFSNSETMHQPTQTSSPHEGALKDHQELKQNAKKRKKMPKWKEQVRVKIHNGVEEPLQDDYSWRKYGQKNILNAKYPRSYYRCTFQKSKGCFATKQVQRSEEDPNVFDISYRGNHVCSQGKDVVLSLKLADTEEKSQGCDSDIQFHHAQSSRERVTNYTNTLIAETDNMTQHPFPSFECMTHDNHHTFLPSFVLENDPFCSTISQTSFFSPNSPESNYLVSPSFHLHDEFDRVFDKPCPDSDAVGIVLADAPTTNSPIFDFNFSLDTAGIGGDCPSMPWGFHPKCP
- the LOC106777086 gene encoding protein SEH1, translated to MAKEILTLDNATTCTSWNLSGTRLAAASADGTLSIFDSRDPSSSSSLRSTFKSRVLEGNIVKIVWVPPEYGDAVACISADGIMSLWEEVAEDSQSLQWKMCKSFGDSSSKVLDVQFGISSTSLKMVAAYSDGNIRVFELLDPLELRNLQLQAEFQNVIESVSAFGKASCLSASISWNLQKGGSQESSFLVGFNSNTSELNSSKVWEFDQAHQRWLPVAELALPEDKGDQVYAVAWAPNIGRPYEIIAVATHKGLAIWHLGLNPDHDGRLPVERVALLSGHQGMVWQMEWDMSGMTLATTGQDGMVRLWQSNLNGVWHQQAAFEPTS